From the genome of Aquila chrysaetos chrysaetos chromosome 12, bAquChr1.4, whole genome shotgun sequence, one region includes:
- the LRRC8C gene encoding volume-regulated anion channel subunit LRRC8C, with translation MIPVTEFRQFSEQQPAFRVLKPWWDVFTDYLSVAMLMIGVFGCTLQVMQDKIICLPKRVQPCQNQSNSSNVFNTIPDTTPLPPPKPSTPPATVEMKGLKTDLDLQQYSFINQVCYERALHWYAKYFPYLVLIHTLVFMLCSNFWFKFPGSSSKIEHFISILGKCFDSPWTTRALSEVSGEDSEEKDNRKNNVNKSNTIQPSTEGTLVKTQSLKSIPEKLVVDKGTPGALDKKEGEQAKALFEKVKKFRLHVEEGDILYVMYVRQTVLKVIKFLIIIAYNTALVSEVNFTVVCNVDIEDMTGYKNFCCNHTMAHLFSKLSYCYLCFVSIYGLTCLYTLYWLFYRSLKEYSFEYVRQETGIDDIPDVKNDFAFMLHMIDQYDPLYSKRFAVFLSEVSENKLKQLNLNNEWTADKLRQRLQTNSHSHLELQLFMLSGLPDTVFEITELQSLKLEIINNVMIPATIAQLDNLQELSLHQCSVKIHSAALAFLKENLKILSVKFDDIRELPHWMYGLRNLEELYLIGSLSHDISKNITLESFRELKSLKVLYIKSNLSKIPQSAVDVSSHLQKLCIHNDGTKLVMLNNLKKMVNLTQLELVHCDLERIPHAVFSLLSLQELDLKENNLKSIEEIVSFQHLRKLTILKLWYNSITYIPEHIKKLTSLERLSFSHNKIEVLPSHLFLCNKIRYLDLSYNDIRFIPPEIGVLQSLQYFSITCNKVESVPDELYFCKKLKTLKIGKNNLSVLSPKIGNLVFLSYLDIKGNHFEILPPELGECRALKRTGFTVEDTLFETLPSDVREQMKAE, from the exons ATGATTCCCGTGACCGAGTTTCGCCAGTTCTCGGAGCAGCAGCCGGCATTCAGGGTGCTGAAACCCTGGTGGGATGTGTTCACGGACTATCTCTCCGTTGCCATGCTGATGATCGGTGTGTTTGGGTGCACGTTACAG GTCATGCAAGACAAGATAATATGCCTTCCGAAGCGCGTACAGCCTTGCCAGAACCAATCTAATAGTTCAAATGTGTTTAACACAATCCCAGATACAACCCCCCTTCCTCCACCCAAGCCATCCACCCCTCCAGCTACAGTTGAAATGAAAGGACTGAAGACTGATTTGGACCTTCAGCAGTACAGCTTTATAAATCAGGTGTGCTATGAACGTGCTCTGCACTGGTATGCCAAGTATTTCCCTTATCTTGTCCTTATACACACACTGGTCTTCATGCTGTGTAGTAATTTTTGGTTCAAATTCCCTGGATCGAGCTCCAAAATTGAACACTTCATTTCAATACTTGGGAAATGTTTCGATTCTCCCTGGACAACAAGAGCCTTATCCGAAGTGTCAGGGGAAGACTCTGAAGAGAAAGATAACAGGAAGAACAATGTAAACAAGTCTAATACTATCCAGCCAAGCACTGAAGGCACTTTGGTCAAGACACAGTCTTTAAAATCAATCCCTGAGAAGTTAGTTGTGGATAAGGGAACACCTGGGGCATTAGATAAGAAAGAAGGTGAACAGGCCAAAGCACTGTTTGAAAAGGTGAAGAAATTTAGACTGCATGTTGAGGAGGGTGATATACTCTATGTCATGTACGTTCGCCAGACTGTCCTTAAGGTAATTAAATTCCTTATTATTATTGCTTACAATACAGCACTTGTCTCAGAAGTTAATTTTACAGTAGTCTGTAACGTTGATATTGAAGACATGACAGGATATAAGAATTTTTGCTGTAATCACACGATGGCACATCTGTTCTCTAAACTTTCTTACTGCTACCTGTGCTTTGTAAGCATCTATGGCCTCACATGCCTTTATACCCTATACTGGTTGTTCTACCGTTCACTGAAAGAATATTCTTTTGAATATGTTCGGCAAGAGACAGGAATTGATGATATCCCAGATGTCAAGAATGACTTTGCTTTTATGCTTCATATGATCGATCAGTATGATCCTCTCTATTCCAAGCGGTTTGCTGTCTTCCtgtctgaagtcagtgaaaataAGCTGAAACAGCTGAACCTAAACAATGAGTGGACTGCAGATAAACTGCGACAGAGGCTACAGACGAACTCCCATAGCCATTTGGAGCTACAGCTTTTCATGCTCTCTGGACTACCAGACACAGTTTTTGAAATTACTGAGCTGCAGTcattaaaacttgaaataattaataacGTAATGATACCAGCAACCATTGCACAGTTGGACAATCTCCAGGAGCTCTCGTTGCACCAGTGCTCTGTGAAGATCCACAGTGCCGCCTTGGCATTTCTGAAGGAGAACCTCAAGATCTTGAGCGTCAAGTTTGATGACATCAGAGAACTTCCACACTGGATGTATGGCCTCAGAAATTTGGAAGAGCTCTATTTAATTGGCTCCCTAAGTCACGATATTTCCAAAAACATTACACTGGAGTCTTTTCGGGAACTTAAAAGCCTTAAAGTTCTTTacataaaaagtaatttgtccAAAATCCCACAATCTGCAGTCGACGTTTCTAGTCACCTGCAAAAATTGTGCATCCATAATGATGGCACTAAGTTAGTGATGCTCAACAACCTGAAGAAGATGGTCAACCTGACACAGCTGGAATTGGTTCATTGTGATTTAGAGCGTATACCGCATGCAGTCTTCAGCCTTCTTAGTCTTCAGGAATTGGATCTAAAGGAAAACAACCTCAAATCCATTGAAGAAATAGTAAGTTTTCAACATCTGCGAAAACTGACAATCCTAAAGCTGTGGTACAACAGTATAACGTACATCCCAGAGCATATAAAGAAACTCACTAGTCTCGAGCGGCTTTCCTTCAGCCATAACAAAATAGAGGTTCTTCCATCCCACCTATTCCTATGCAACAAAATCAGATATTTGGATTTGTCTTACAATGACATTCGCTTTATCCCACCTGAAATAGGAGTTCTGCAGAGTTTACAGTACTTTTCCATTACTTGCAACAAAGTGGAGAGCGTGCCAGATGAACTATACTTTTGCAAAAAACTTAAGACTCtaaaaattgggaaaaataaCTTGTCAGTCCTCTCACCTAAAATTGGTAATTTGGTATTCCTCTCCTACTTGGATATTAAAGGCAATCACTTTGAAATCCTCCCACCTGAGCTCGGTGAATGTAGAGCTCTGAAGCGGACTGGTTTCACTGTAGAGGACACCTTGTTTGAAACGTTGCCTTCTGATGTCAGGGAACAAATGAAAGCTGAATAA